In a single window of the Diospyros lotus cultivar Yz01 chromosome 10, ASM1463336v1, whole genome shotgun sequence genome:
- the LOC127812226 gene encoding (R,S)-reticuline 7-O-methyltransferase-like isoform X1 — translation MIMEKEAIDSEAMVLLDAQAEIWQQMLSFADAMALKCAVELHIADIIHSYGCPISLSQIAAGIDAPSPDIVSLERIMRFLVRKKIFTATPPLVDGGETLYGLTPASKFLLHDAELSLAPIVLMESDPRALAPWQSFSRCVREGGIAFEKAHGKEIWDYGSANPDFSRVFNAAMGCTAKVTTTAIVAAYKDGFHSIGSLVDVGGGIGTSISEITKAYPHIKAINFDLPHVVATAPKYPGVTHIGGDMFESVPKADAVFMKWILHDWSDEDCAKILKNCRKAIPEKTGKVILVEVVLKPDGESMFDNTGFVFDLAMLAHSSGGKERTEAEWKRVLEKGGFPRYNIIRIPALPSIIEAYPN, via the exons atgattatGGAGAAGGAAGCCATTGATTCAGAGGCAATGGTATTGCTTGATGCCCAAGCAGAGATATGGCAACAGATGCTAAGCTTTGCAGATGCCATGGCACTCAAGTGTGCGGTGGAGCTCCACATAGCTGACATTATTCATTCTTACGGCTGTCCAATCAGCCTATCCCAAATCGCCGCCGGCATCGACGCTCCTTCCCCGGATATCGTTAGCCTGGAGCGAATCATGAGATTTCTGGTTCGGAAAAAGATTTTCACAGCCACTCCTCCGTTGGTTGACGGCGGAGAGACCCTCTACGGGTTGACCCCCGCCTCCAAGTTCTTGCTGCACGATGCTGAGCTGAGCCTGGCGCCGATCGTACTGATGGAGAGCGACCCCAGGGCATTAGCCCCCTGGCAAAGCTTCAGCAGGTGTGTGCGGGAAGGTGGGATTGCGTTCGAAAAGGCTCATGGGAAAGAGATATGGGACTATGGCTCCGCCAACCCAGATTTCAGCAGGGTCTTCAACGCTGCAATGGGATGTACCGCCAAGGTCACCACTACCGCAATCGTCGCTGCGTACAAGGATGGATTTCATTCCATTGGGTCGCTAGTGGATGTGGGCGGTGGGATTGGAACTTCCATATCCGAGATCACCAAGGCCTATCCACACATTAAAGCAATCAACTTTGATTTGCCACATGTGGTCGCCACAGCACCTAAGTACCCAGGAGTTACCCATATTGGAGGTGACATGTTTGAGTCTGTTCCAAAGGCTGATGCAGTTTTCATGAAG TGGATCTTGCATGATTGGAGCGATGAAGACTGTGCGAAGATCTTGAAGAACTGCCGGAAGGCAATCCCAGAGAAGACAGGAAAGGTGATTCTAGTGGAAGTGGTTCTGAAGCCAGACGGTGAAAGCATGTTTGACAACACAGGATTTGTGTTCGATCTCGCAATGCTTGCTCACAGCTCTGGTGGAAAAGAGAGGACCGAGGCTGAATGGAAACGAGTGCTGGAGAAAGGAGGCTTCCCACGTTATAACATCATCCGGATCCCAGCTTTGCCCTCCATCATTGAGGCCTATCCAAACTGA